The following nucleotide sequence is from Acidimicrobiia bacterium.
TGCCCGTCGGGGTCCCCCATCTGGAGGCGCCGAGCCAAAATGATGTCGAGGGCCGTCCCGGAGACAACACCGAGTTGTCCCGTACGCGACACAGCGTTGGCGAGTCGCCAATCCGAGACAGCCGCGCCCATGCCACCTTGAATGATGATGGGCAGGCTTGCGGTCATGGCGGCTCTCGATTGGTAGACGGACGAAGCGGACCTGTCTGCACGCGACACGCTTCTGACTCGTGCAGGGTATGGCTGGTTTCGGGTTTTGTGTGCCGTGCGAGAAACTTCTGTTGTTCGCCCGATCGGGCGGGACTGGTACACTCGGAAGCGGATCCGCAAGGAGGGCTCATCGTGGCATTCGAGATTGTCGAGTTCCGTGATCCCGCGCCGGTTCCCGGCGAACCGATCTCGGACACCATCGAGACGGTGCTCGGCACCTACGACACCGAGGCCGAGGCGATCCAGCACGGTCGACGGGTATGGAAGGAAGCGCGGGCATCGGGCACCCGGGATGTCAGCTGGTGGATCGTGCGGGCTCCGAATGAGTCCCTCGCGAGATGGATCGCAGACCGGTCGAGTGACCGCGAACAGATCCTCGATCTGACGACGAACACGCTGCGACCCGTTCCATCACGCTTGTCCGAGTAACCCGCGAGCGGGTTCTATCCTCGCCCCGATGAGCGACACCACGACCACCATCGTTGAGATCACCGACGCCGCGCGAGAGAAGATCCTCGCGCTGCGTGAAGGCGAGGATCTGCCCGATCTGCATCTCGGGCTCCGGATCACCGGTGTGGGCGCGCAGGGGTTCATCTATGAGACCTCGTTCCTTCGCCCTGACGACATCGCATCAACCGACATCGTGGAACAGCACGACGGGCTCGGTGTTGCGATCGACCTCGACTCGGTTGAGAACCTGCGGGGAGCAGTGCTCGACCTGTCCGGGGACGGCACGGGGCCCGGTCTTGTCATGAGGAACCCGAATGTCCCGACACCGAGCGTCCCCGGCGGAGAGCTCGGAGACCTCGAGCTCACGGGAACGACCGAGGAGAAGATCCGCCAGCTCTTGGAGGAGCGGATCAATCCTGCCATCGCAAGCCATGGCGGTGTTGCCCACCTCATCGCCGTCGAAGGATCTGTGGCTCAACTCCAACTCGGCGGAGGGTGCCAGGGATGTGGCTTGGCCGCCGTGACGCTTCGCCAAGGCATCGAGCGAGCCATCCTCGACGCCATACCCGAGATCGACCAGGTCGTGGATGTCACCGACCATTCGATGGGGACGAACCCGTTCTACGCCTGACGGCGCACAGGCCTCCGACTCGTCGGATTTACTCCTCCTCGAGCCCTGCCCGAATCGTTCGCATCGCACTCAGCGCGCTTCGCTCGCCCTCGGTGCCGATGCGGGGGAGCTTCGCTGACCTGCGGGAATAGAACGAGCCAACCTCGGTCGCTTCTTCCTTCGACGGCGTCTCCGGGGCGCGAGGCGACGGCACTGACGGCGAGTAGTCCATCGTGAGGCCCTTGCGCGGTGGCGGAGCCGGTTCGGTCTGGCTCACTGCCGTCGCATTCGTCGAGTGCGACGAATCGCCTCGTTCGGGAGGTGGTGGCGAATCGGTGACCGATGCGATGCGTGCAAGTCGGTTTTCGAGCTGTTCGACGAGACTGCGAGTGCGTGCCACCTGGTCGAGGAGCCGGTCATGCTCCGCGGAGAGGGCCTCGTTGGCGGCGACGAGGGCAGCATGTCTTGCTTCGAGGTCCGAGATGTCGGTGGCCGGCTCTCCACCGTCGGCGAGCGACGAGCGGGCATCGACGAGAATCGCCTCGGCCTCGTCGCGGGCGTCGGTCACCATTCGGAAGGCGTCATAGCGAGCCTTGGCAATGATCTGTTTTGCCTTCGCCGTTGCTTCGGCAACCGACGCGTCGATGTCAGTTCCGTCAGCGTTCTCGACGCCAGCTTTTCGGATCTGGTCCGTCGTCACATCAACTCTCCATGCACGCCACAGCGCGCCTCCGCCTCTTCCCATGGTATCGGAGAATGAGCGGTCCGTATTGAGCCGAATCTCAAGGTCGCGAACTTCTCACCTGTTGAGATCATCGATCGAGTTGAGAGCTTCCCGGATCGCCTCGAGTTCCGCCCGAAAATCCTCTCGCTGCTCGGCCGTGGCATCGAGGAGGTTCCGATTGTCGACGAGCTGGATACCAGAGGCATAGAGCGCTGTTGTGATGGCCTCTGCGTTGCGAATCCGCCCGTGCCGGTACATCTGCTCACCCATCAGGAGGCAGCGGGCGGCGAGCTCGGTGGGCTCAAGCTTCTGGTCGCCCGCAAGGGCAAGCGTCTCGGCGACGACGCCGTACGCTTCGAGGAACGGGCGTAGGACGATGGGGCTCTTCGGCGGGTTCATCGCATCCACATCGACGCGCACCGGCGTACCTGGCGTTGCTTGCCCGACCCGATACCGGCTGATCTCGCCTCGGATCTCGTTGGCGAACTCGTCGGTGGGGGCGAAGAAGAACTCAAACTTCAGCAGATCCCTGAGAGCGAGTGCCCGTGCGACGATCGAGTCCTCGAGCATTTCGCCGAACGCAAAGTCGAGTGCAAGCGCCAGTTCGGCGATCGCCACGGGGATGAAGAAGTGGATGATCGTGTTGCGGTAGTAGGCCGCTGCGAGATGCTGGTCGCGGGTGATGCTGTAGATGCGGTGGGTGAGACCATCGGTCCGCGTGACGACCCCGTTCACGACCAGCTGCTCCAATGCCGCCCTCGCCTGTTCTGGAGCCGCCATCGACACCGGCGACGAGGTTGGAAGGTT
It contains:
- a CDS encoding NifU family protein; the encoded protein is MSDTTTTIVEITDAAREKILALREGEDLPDLHLGLRITGVGAQGFIYETSFLRPDDIASTDIVEQHDGLGVAIDLDSVENLRGAVLDLSGDGTGPGLVMRNPNVPTPSVPGGELGDLELTGTTEEKIRQLLEERINPAIASHGGVAHLIAVEGSVAQLQLGGGCQGCGLAAVTLRQGIERAILDAIPEIDQVVDVTDHSMGTNPFYA